A stretch of the Channa argus isolate prfri chromosome 9, Channa argus male v1.0, whole genome shotgun sequence genome encodes the following:
- the LOC137132752 gene encoding TSC22 domain family protein 1-like: MHHPDPAGDSGSVRKMAHPTVFHRRGSNTGSGSGSALSTPANPVVNNSHVSVDDYQPPLLIQCQPPAGSSSPGPHHPPPHSLNLHCQPQPTQSTGAQMKKKSGFQITSVTPAQISVSTNNSIAEDTESYDDLDESHTEDLSSSEILDVSLSRANETVGAERSSSEETLNNFHEAETPGAVSPNQPSHPHSLNQPQHHSGGMVNGTVHPQHPNHAQVYSLPSGPGSTASVLTSGALPCVTQKMPSNVGGAQENVTQTAPPNIVAQPAGIVPSGSVPGMHSSAMGSTVSIVNPQSSSVSSVNILSSASVPVRGAISTSVSSSSGGFPLNVISSSGGSGAGGGVVGAVGSNPMTTTNVSMIQQHQNVNSNIAMVNTTTTAAAVVSASGGVALSSGMQGRVGSAVIQPVSAPVTAVATAPVSSTPVQPASALATVVAATSSRFRVVKLDSSSEPFKKGRWTCTEFYDKETPASAQSSSASDTGSLSMRQFVSDSITGASERESTSGSSVSSTMSTLSHYTESGEAGGPLVPQHAQDYVSPPQGFQGILPSGLSMGISQPQIHSQDITQHVKTTVAPSVPTNIHQPAPMPGHQTTAGLPMPAVPQQQLTYAQAVANQPPSSTQGIVGVQQQKMGYVPLPQQPSAAPKAVPVQMRPPEYTQPHQGIPQVTTSQSLSNQVVSAPSGPANGACQMMAGPQQSQALLHTQPQQPSSLQTATSSIPSHVGVTGLGQQPQNVPGHLDCQQQKPQSLPTLIQNPVLGTQLSASVHQSQVSAPSVPPPNLQSDPQAQPQAHNTGNTGRMPPQGVPHSQPSSVTLPHDHSSAQSLTHAAKASALYASLPTFTTTQLQDAQRLLMQHHSVLLGQPKSSSGEAGSGSSTGQGQEAEGNTTASALTASVSLKAVDGEEDGSFKEKCPKPLQILPNQFNLPQVDFSQGAETTQQSSRDI, translated from the exons ATGCATCATCCGGACCCCGCAGGAGACTCTGGCAGTGTTAGAAAGATGGCGCACCCGACTGTCTTTCACAGAAGGGGTAGCAATACAGGCAGCGGGAGCGGCTCCGCGCTGTCAACACCGGCGAACCCGGTGGTCAATAACAGTCACGTCTCTGTCGATGATTATCAACCCCCACTGTTGATTCAGTGCCAACCTCCTGCTGGTTCATCTTCCCCGGGTCCCCATCACCCCCCTCCACACAGCCTAAATCTGCATTGTCAGCCACAGCCTACACAGTCCACTGGTGCTCAGATGAAAAAGAAGAGTGGTTTCCAGATCACAAGTGTGACTCCAGCACAAATATCTGTGAGTACCAACAACAGTATTGCAGAGGACACAGAAAGCTATGATGACTTGGATGAGTCTCACACAGAGGATCTGTCATCTTCTGAAATCCTTGATGTGTCACTCTCCCGAGCTAATGAAACAGTTGGAGCAGAGAGAAGCTCTTCAGAGGAGACACTGAATAATTTCCATGAGGCAGAGACCCCAGGAGCTGTTTCCCCCAACCAACCTTCACACCCCCATTCCCTGAACCAGCCTCAACACCATAGTGGGGGCATGGTGAATGGAACTGTGCATCCTCAACATCCTAACCATGCCCAGGTCTACTCTCTGCCCTCTGGGCCTGGGAGCACTGCATCTGTCCTCACCTCTGGAGCATTACCTTGTGTCACCCAGAAAATGCCTTCTAATGTGGGGGGGGCTCAAGAGAATGTTACGCAGACTGCCCCTCCAAACATTGTTGCTCAGCCTGCAGGGATAGTGCCCTCAGGATCTGTCCCTGGAATGCACAGCTCTGCCATGGGCAGTACAGTTAGCATAGTTAATCCCCAGAGCAGCAGTGTTAGTAGTGTGAATATATTGAGTTCTGCCAGTGTGCCTGTGAGAGGGGCAATCAGCACAAGTGTTAGCAGTAGCAGTGGTGGCTTTCCTCTCAATGTGATAAGCAGCAGTGGAGGAAGTGGAGCTGGTGGTGGTGTGGTTGGAGCAGTTGGGAGTAATCCTATGACCACCACTAATGTCAGCATGATCCAGCAACACCAAAACGTCAACTCCAACATCGCTATGGTTAATACGACtactacagctgctgctgttgtcagtGCCTCTGGAGGGGTGGCTCTGTCCAGTGGGATGCAGGGAAGAGTTGGGTCTGCTGTGATACAGCCAGTAAGTGCCCCTGTCACAGCTGTGGCCACAGCACCTGTATCATCTACTCCTGTTCAACCTGCCTCAGCTCTAGCCACTGTGGTGGCTGCCACCAGTTCTCGCTTCAGGGTGGTGAAGCTGGACTCTAGCTCTGAGCCCTTCAAGAAGGGCAGATGGACATGTACAGAATTCTATGACAAGGAAACTCCAGCTTCTGCTCAAAGTTCTTCTGCATCTGACACTGGGTCTCTCAGCATGCGTCAGTTTGTCTCTGACAGCATTACTGGTGCCTCTGAGAGAGAAAGCACAAGTGGTAGTTCTGTGAGTAGCACTATGAGTACACTGAGCCATTATACTGAAAGTGGAGAGGCTGGGGGACCACTAGTACCCCAGCATGCCCAGGATTATGTCTCCCCTCCTCAGGGCTTTCAAGGAATCCTCCCCAGTGGCTTAAGCATGGGAATATCCCAACCCCAAATCCACAGCCAAGATATTACTCAACATGTGAAGACTACTGTAGCTCCCTCAGTTCCTACCAACATTCACCAACCTGCTCCAATGCCAGGCCACCAGACCACCGCTGGACTTCCTATGCCAGCTGTACCTCAGCAGCAGCTCACCTATGCCCAGGCAGTTGCTAATCAACCCCCAAGCTCAACACAGGGCATAGTGGGAGTTCAGCAGCAGAAGATGGGCTATGTCCCCCTGCCACAGCAGCCATCTGCTGCCCCAAAAGCAGTCCCAGTGCAGATGAGACCACCTGAATACACCCAGCCCCACCAAGGTATCCCCCAAGTTACTACTTCTCAATCTCTGTCCAACCAAGTTGTATCGGCACCCTCTGGGCCAGCTAATGGAGCATGTCAGATGATGGCAGGCCCTCAGCAGTCACAGGCACTACTTCACACCCAGCCCCAGCAGCCTTCCTCCCTTCAGACTGCAACCTCCAGTATACCCTCTCATGTTGGAGTAACAGGTCTTGGCCAGCAGCCGCAGAACGTTCCTGGCCATCTGGATTGCCAGCAGCAGAAGCCACAGTCACTTCCCACATTAATACAAAACCCAGTCCTGGGCACCCAGCTGTCTGCTTCAGTGCACCAGAGCCAAGTGTCTGCACCGAGTGTGCCTCCTCCTAACCTTCAGAGTGATCCCCAGGCCCAGCCCCAAGCCCACAACACTGGGAATACTGGTAGGATGCCCCCACAAGGTGTTCCTCACAGTCAGCCGTCTTCTGTCACCTTGCCCCACGATCACAGCAGTGCCCAGTCCCTCACTCATGCTGCCAAGGCAAGTGCTCTGTATGCTAGTCTGCCCACCTTCACCACCACTCAACTGCAGGATGCCCAGCGTCTCCTCATGCAGCATCACTCTGTTCTGTTGGGGCAGCCGAAGTCATCCAGCGGGGAAGCTGGGTCTGGATCAAGCACTGGCCAGGGTCAAGAAGCTGAGGGCAATACCACAGCCAGTGCCTTAACTGCATCAGTTAGTCTGAAGGCTGTTGATGGCGAGGAGGATGG gtcttttaaagaaaagtgtCCAAAGCCTCTCCAAATCTTgccaaatcaatttaatttgcCACAGGTGGACTTCAGTCAAGGTGCAGAAACAACTCAGCAATCATCAAGAGACATTTAA